A stretch of Plasmodium relictum strain SGS1 genome assembly, contig: PRELSG_00_v1_452, whole genome shotgun sequence DNA encodes these proteins:
- a CDS encoding fam-h protein produces MNRKSNAIKNIIVYPIYYSHIAKGFITTDISNIKMYHKKEKKYALHFVIKFFIFSLLIWVLQYSNNWDFCRSWNYENNLKNVSILGTKRSLAENKDKITKKKGLKLCEQQDIITVNFQPYDEQSEIEQDIDVEQENEIQTKEKNGKVKFNERISDKCINNFKIISLILAFNISFASLTLTIVSLLGGNTISPDYVFILSNLSLIIYTIFLIYEKIKKKNKNK; encoded by the exons atgaataggAAAAGCAATGCtatcaaaaatattattgtatACCCCATATACTATTCCCATATAGCTAAGGGTTTTATAACTACAGATAtatcaaatataaaaatgtatcataaaaaagagaaaaaatatgCATTACATTTTGttataaagttttttatattttcccTTTTAATTTGGGTATTACAGTATTCTAATAAT TGGGATTTTTGCAGATCGTggaattatgaaaataacttaaaaaatgTATCAATTTTAGGAACTAAAAGATCATTAGCAGAAAATAAAGacaaaataacaaaaaaaaaaggattaaAGCTATGTGAACAACAAGATATAATAACAGTAAATTTTCAACCATACGATGAGCAAAGCGAAATAGAGCAAGATATAGATGTAGAacaagaaaatgaaatacaGACAAAGGAGAAAAATGgaaaagtaaaatttaatgagAGAATCTCAGATAAAtgcataaataattttaaaataatttcattaattttagcTTTTAACATATCGTTTGCTTCACTCACATTAACTATAGTATCACTTTTAGGAGGAAACACAATTTCTCCAgattatgtttttatattatccAATTTATCTCTTATAATATATACAATCTTTTTAATATacgagaaaataaaaaaaaaaaataaaaacaaataa